A single genomic interval of Eleutherodactylus coqui strain aEleCoq1 chromosome 3, aEleCoq1.hap1, whole genome shotgun sequence harbors:
- the LOC136620736 gene encoding complement component C1q receptor-like, which yields MVASLSVLAFLVSSLFTYVVPETEQNEAICSNDACYTVHLSLETFSEASKKCINKGGNLLTIQNEEEAARVYSLLWKFTNTTQFVRPLKLWIGLQLKLKSCVDRNQALRGFSWITDTQDSKEGQFSNWLTEPKRTCIKEKCVTMKMQMDSPDNYKWSDESCSAHVEGYICKFNFQGMCQRVVLAGPGYVEYDTPFSFKSSSLDLIPHGSLASVSCGHNGEHTGPLLLCLKSDETNVYQWGNSRLDKKSNGPFCASEELGCKYNNGGCEHECEEYPQSKSISCRCKDDYVLAADLVSCVYPDHCQSNPCQQKCINHQYGFKCSCANGFELAENKVNCIDVNECLDGPCNQTCINTLGSFYCKCNTGFQQQGRHCIDIDECINSNCSQICLNTRGSYRCSCNTGYIISNDDTTCLDLDECAHSPCAHYCHNTDGSYVCSCPKGMLLSSDHIACIPTQQNSNPLSSGDINEGLELEEATSTITNQPTSDSTDPIMDVQYHKETGPIMQSTPMPQETDTFSGNNSVNQVTSGYEGSQNTVLLVSILCACAVLLLMVIIGGVLCYTKRNAKKEETEKQTNAADNYCWVPDQKGDKALDNDYR from the coding sequence ATGGTCGCTTCACTATCAGTACTTGCCTTTTTGGTTTCTTCACTTTTCACATATGTAGTACCTGAGACAGAGCAAAATGAAGCCATTTGCTCTAACGACGCCTGTTACACTGTCCACCTGAGCCTGGAAACATTTTCTGAAGCAAGTAAGAAGTGCATTAACAAAGGAGGTAACCTTCTGACCATACAAAATGAAGAAGAAGCCGCGCGTGTTTACAGTTTACTTTGGAAATTCACCAATACCACACAATTTGTTCGCCCACTGAAACTTTGGATTGGGTTGCAGCTGAAGCTGAAGTCCTGTGTTGACAGAAATCAAGCTCTACGGGGGTTTTCTTGGATCACGGATACTCAAGACTCAAAGGAAGGTCAGTTTTCCAACTGGCTGACTGAGCCAAAAAGGACCTGCATCAAGGAAAAATGTGTGACTATGAAAATGCAGATGGACTCACCAGATAATTATAAATGGTCTGATGAATCATGCTCTGCCCATGTTGAAGGCTATATCTGCAAATTTAACTTTCAAGGCATGTGCCAGAGGGTTGTTCTTGCTGGCCCAGGATATGTTGAATATGATACCCCGTTTAGTTTCAAAAGTTCCTCTCTGGACTTAATTCCGCATGGCTCTTTAGCTTCCGTGTCTTGTGGTCACAATGGAGAACATACAGGACCCTTATTACTTTGTCTGAAATCGGATGAAACTAATGTCTATCAGTGGGGAAATTCTCGTTTGGACAAGAAATCAAATGGGCCCTTTTGTGCTTCGGAGGAACTGGGCTGTAAGTACAATAATGGTGGATGTGAACATGAATGTGAAGAATATCCACAAAGCAAATCCATCTCCTGTAGATGCAAAGATGACTATGTGTTAGCAGCTGACTTGGTGTCTTGTGTTTACCCTGACCACTGCCAGTCTAATCCATGTCAGcaaaaatgtatcaaccaccaATATGGCTTTAAATGTTCATGTGCTAATGGCTTTGAGTTAGCAGAAAACAAAGTCAATTGCATAGACGTTAATGAATGCCTTGATGGACCTTGCAACCAGACATGCATCAATACTTTAGGAAGTTTCTATTGTAAGTGTAATACTGGATTTCAACAGCAAGGAAGACATTGCATTGACATAGATGAATGCATCAACTCTAATTGTTCTCAAATCTGCCTCAACACCCGTGGATCTTATCGCTGCTCTTGCAATACCGGTTATATCATTAGCAATGACGATACCACATGCTTGGACTTAGATGAGTGTGCTCACTCCCCCTGTGCCCACTACTGCCACAACACCGATGGAAGTTATGTTTGCTCTTGCCCAAAGGGAATGTTATTATCATCTGATCATATAGCATGTATTCCGACCCAACAAAATTCGAATCCTTTGTCTAGTGGTGATATAAATGAAGGTCTGGAACTAGAAGAGGCCACCAGCACTATTACCAACCAACCTACTTCCGACTCTACAGATCCAATTATGGATGTACAGTACCATAAAGAAACAGGACCGATAATGCAGTCTACACCAATGCCACAAGAGACAGATACCTTCTCCGGAAATAATTCTGTTAACCAGGTTACAAGTGGTTATGAGGGCAGCCAAAACACAGTGCTGTTAGTCAGTATACTGTGTGCCTGCGCTGTGCTGTTACTCATGGTCATCATTGGCGGGGTCTTGTGTTACACAAAGAGGAATGCCAAGAAAGAAGAGACTGAGAAGCAAACAAATGCAGCAGATAACTACTGCTGGGTCCCAGATCAAAAGGGAGATAAGGCATTAGACAATGACTACAGGTGA